From a region of the Streptacidiphilus albus JL83 genome:
- the smpB gene encoding SsrA-binding protein SmpB produces the protein MAKVKEPGRKIIAQNKKARHDYNILDEIECGMVLTGTEVKSLRAGRASLVDGFGEITGGEVWLHNVHIMEYAQGTWTNHAARRKRKLLLHKEEIRKLDSKLRESGFTLVPLSLYFKDGRAKLLLALAQGKKLHDKRQTLREKQDRRETDRALSAVRRRAQG, from the coding sequence ATGGCCAAGGTAAAAGAACCCGGACGCAAGATCATCGCGCAGAACAAGAAGGCGCGGCACGACTACAACATCCTGGACGAGATCGAGTGCGGCATGGTGCTGACCGGCACCGAGGTCAAGTCGCTGCGGGCCGGCCGGGCCTCGCTGGTGGACGGCTTCGGTGAGATCACCGGCGGCGAGGTCTGGCTGCACAACGTCCACATCATGGAGTACGCGCAGGGCACGTGGACCAACCACGCGGCCCGGCGCAAGCGCAAGCTGCTGCTGCACAAGGAGGAGATCCGCAAGCTGGACTCGAAGCTGCGCGAGTCCGGCTTCACCCTGGTCCCGCTGTCCCTGTACTTCAAGGACGGCCGGGCGAAGCTGCTGCTGGCGCTGGCCCAGGGCAAGAAGCTGCACGACAAGCGGCAGACCCTGCGCGAGAAGCAGGACCGCCGCGAGACCGACCGCGCGCTGTCGGCCGTCCGCCGTCGCGCCCAGGGCTGA
- a CDS encoding HelD family protein encodes MSAPSSTNADTHTAGTPTGAEQAADRRAAVAHAETLRDREIATEQLHLDQVYHRLEEKLAEAEFILDDASRKVQVGTPGALAERDAQVFQAGAHLNRLNSEFEDFLFGRIDLQQPDAPEEDGFPSQTPLDPADPTVAESLHIGRIGVLDAEYGPLVIDWRAPAAAPFYRATPLQPGRVLRRRVIRSRGRRVLGVEDDLLRPELEPVLDGEPLAVVGDGALMATLGRARGHSMRDIVSSIQHEQDVVIRAAAAGATLVTGGPGTGKTAVALHRAAFLLYQDRRRYAGGILVVSPTPLLVSYTEGVLPALGEEGQVAIRAVGSLVDGVEADSYDSPEAARVKGSTRMVALMRRAARSALDVDTTPNALRVVALGEVLRLDANALRDLRRTVLGTGATPINLLRPRARRLLLDALWSLLLRTRPRPAERVDREQQQREREAFDEHISDDDAFLAFLDAWWPSLTPRRVLATLRDQRRINRLVRGSLTSAESRLLASSWRHLDEDGKGSLTAHDVALLDELQLLLGEPARSRSREVNPVDLLTGLEEVTTFAERSRRSYDQRREALERTEYAHVIVDEAQDLTPMQWRMIGRRARQATWTIVGDPAQSSWIDPAEAQAAMDETLGGKQRRRFTLTTNYRNPAEIAEVAARVLARAAPGTESPNAVRSTGIHPRFVSVAAEADLGGAARAEVERLLGEVDGTVGIVVPMDRRAEAAEWLAGLGERAVALGSLEAKGLEYDATVVADPSGIAGESEAGLRVLYVALTRATQRLTVLSGPLDLPDADGVPALLQD; translated from the coding sequence ATGTCCGCGCCCAGCAGCACCAACGCAGACACGCACACAGCAGGCACGCCGACCGGGGCCGAGCAGGCCGCCGACCGGCGCGCGGCCGTCGCGCACGCGGAGACCCTCCGCGACCGCGAGATCGCGACCGAGCAGCTCCACCTCGACCAGGTGTACCACCGGCTGGAGGAGAAGCTGGCCGAGGCGGAGTTCATCCTCGACGACGCCAGCCGCAAGGTGCAGGTCGGCACACCCGGCGCACTCGCCGAGCGCGATGCCCAGGTCTTCCAGGCGGGAGCCCACCTCAATCGGCTGAACAGCGAGTTCGAGGACTTCCTGTTCGGCCGGATCGACCTCCAGCAGCCGGACGCCCCGGAGGAGGACGGTTTCCCCTCGCAGACCCCGCTGGACCCGGCCGACCCGACCGTGGCCGAGTCGCTGCACATCGGCCGGATCGGGGTGCTGGACGCCGAGTACGGGCCGCTGGTGATCGACTGGCGGGCGCCCGCCGCCGCGCCCTTCTACCGGGCCACCCCGCTCCAGCCGGGACGGGTGCTGCGGCGCCGGGTGATCCGCTCGCGCGGCCGCCGGGTGCTCGGGGTCGAGGACGACCTGCTCCGCCCCGAGCTGGAGCCGGTGCTGGACGGCGAGCCGCTGGCCGTGGTCGGTGACGGCGCGCTGATGGCGACCCTGGGCCGGGCCCGCGGCCACAGCATGCGCGACATCGTCTCCAGCATCCAGCACGAGCAGGACGTGGTGATCCGCGCCGCCGCGGCCGGGGCCACCCTGGTCACCGGCGGCCCCGGCACCGGCAAGACCGCCGTCGCCCTGCACCGCGCCGCCTTCCTGCTCTACCAGGACCGCCGCCGCTACGCCGGCGGCATCCTGGTGGTCAGCCCCACCCCGCTGCTGGTCTCCTACACCGAGGGCGTCCTGCCCGCGCTCGGCGAGGAGGGCCAGGTCGCGATCCGCGCCGTCGGCAGCCTGGTCGACGGCGTCGAGGCGGACAGCTACGACAGTCCGGAGGCGGCCAGGGTCAAGGGCTCCACCCGGATGGTGGCGCTGATGCGCCGGGCAGCCCGTTCCGCCCTGGACGTCGACACCACCCCGAACGCGCTGCGGGTGGTCGCCCTCGGCGAGGTGCTGCGGCTGGACGCCAACGCCCTGCGCGACCTGCGCCGGACCGTCCTGGGCACCGGGGCCACCCCGATCAACCTGCTCCGCCCGCGGGCCCGCCGGCTGCTGCTGGACGCCCTGTGGTCGCTGCTGCTGCGCACCCGGCCCCGGCCCGCCGAGCGGGTCGACCGCGAGCAGCAGCAGCGCGAGCGGGAGGCCTTCGACGAGCACATCAGCGACGACGACGCGTTCCTGGCCTTCCTGGACGCCTGGTGGCCCTCGCTGACCCCGCGCCGGGTGCTGGCCACCCTGCGCGACCAGCGCCGGATCAACCGGCTGGTGCGCGGGTCGCTCACCTCGGCCGAGAGCCGGCTGCTGGCGTCCTCCTGGCGGCACCTGGACGAGGACGGCAAGGGCTCGCTGACCGCCCACGACGTGGCGCTGCTGGACGAGCTGCAGCTGCTGCTCGGCGAGCCCGCCCGCAGCCGCAGCCGCGAGGTCAACCCGGTCGACCTGCTGACCGGCCTGGAGGAGGTCACCACCTTCGCCGAGCGCAGCCGCCGCTCCTACGACCAGCGCCGGGAGGCGCTGGAGCGCACCGAGTACGCCCATGTCATCGTCGACGAGGCGCAGGACCTCACCCCGATGCAGTGGCGCATGATCGGCCGCCGGGCGCGGCAGGCGACCTGGACCATCGTCGGCGACCCGGCCCAGAGCTCCTGGATCGACCCGGCCGAGGCCCAGGCCGCGATGGACGAGACCCTGGGCGGGAAGCAGCGGCGGCGGTTCACGCTGACCACCAACTACCGCAACCCGGCCGAGATCGCCGAGGTGGCCGCCCGGGTGCTGGCCAGGGCCGCGCCCGGCACGGAGTCGCCGAACGCGGTCCGCTCCACCGGGATCCACCCCCGCTTCGTCTCGGTCGCGGCCGAGGCGGACCTCGGCGGGGCGGCGCGGGCCGAGGTCGAGCGGCTGCTCGGCGAGGTCGACGGCACGGTCGGCATCGTGGTCCCGATGGACCGCCGGGCCGAGGCGGCCGAATGGCTGGCCGGCCTGGGCGAGCGGGCGGTGGCGCTGGGCAGCCTGGAGGCCAAGGGCCTGGAGTACGACGCCACGGTCGTGGCCGACCCCTCCGGCATCGCCGGCGAGTCCGAGGCCGGGCTGCGGGTGCTCTACGTGGCCCTGACCCGGGCCACCCAGCGGCTGACCGTGCTCTCCGGGCCGCTGGACCTGCCCGACGCGGACGGCGTCCCGGCGCTGCTGCAGGACTGA
- the ftsX gene encoding permease-like cell division protein FtsX, which yields MRAQFVMSEIGVGLRRNLTMTIAVIVSVALSLALAGAAILLNAQVGNMRGYWDGKVQVSIYFCNKNDSTLPQQYPGCASGAATTAQMAAVQSQLDKSGLVEKVYTEDQSQAYANFKQENPSSPLLPTLTPDQLESSLRVKLYDPQKYDVITSLVAGQPGVSTVQDQSAVLKPLFNLLNGAQVVAWTIMAIMLAVTMLLVVNTVRVSAFSRKRETGIMRLVGASNFYVQMPFIAEAAFAAVVGAVLASAMLAIGKYLLIDQFLKSQISLITFIGWGPVFQVMPLILVIGVGMSSIAAFLTLRKYLRV from the coding sequence ATGCGCGCACAGTTCGTCATGTCGGAGATCGGCGTGGGTCTCCGGCGCAACCTGACGATGACCATCGCGGTGATCGTGAGCGTGGCGCTCTCGCTCGCACTGGCGGGAGCGGCGATCCTGCTGAACGCCCAGGTCGGCAACATGCGCGGCTACTGGGACGGCAAGGTCCAGGTCTCCATCTACTTCTGCAACAAGAACGACTCCACGCTGCCGCAGCAGTACCCGGGCTGCGCCTCGGGTGCGGCCACCACGGCGCAGATGGCGGCGGTCCAGAGCCAGCTGGACAAGAGCGGCCTGGTCGAGAAGGTCTACACCGAGGACCAGTCCCAGGCCTACGCCAACTTCAAGCAGGAGAACCCGAGCAGCCCGCTGCTGCCGACGCTGACCCCGGACCAGCTGGAGTCCTCGCTGCGGGTGAAGCTGTACGACCCGCAGAAGTACGACGTGATCACCTCGCTGGTGGCCGGGCAGCCGGGGGTCAGCACCGTGCAGGACCAGAGCGCCGTGCTGAAGCCGCTGTTCAACCTGCTCAACGGGGCCCAGGTGGTGGCCTGGACGATCATGGCGATCATGCTGGCGGTGACCATGCTGCTGGTGGTCAACACGGTCCGGGTGTCGGCCTTCAGCCGGAAGCGCGAGACCGGGATCATGCGGCTGGTCGGCGCCTCCAACTTCTACGTCCAGATGCCGTTCATCGCCGAGGCCGCCTTCGCGGCCGTGGTCGGCGCGGTGCTGGCCTCGGCGATGCTGGCGATCGGCAAGTACCTGCTGATCGACCAGTTCCTGAAGAGCCAGATCTCGCTGATCACCTTCATCGGCTGGGGCCCGGTCTTCCAGGTGATGCCGCTGATCCTGGTGATCGGCGTCGGGATGTCGTCCATCGCGGCCTTCCTCACCCTGCGCAAGTACCTGCGGGTCTGA
- a CDS encoding class I SAM-dependent methyltransferase: MTRHSGNAGERRVRRFLRAFAADPVEALLYIPEELSKKSEHPVEYRVDEDWEARLHSALGAPWPCPEAARAAELWSTVAEELHRDGLAFGRHTYGFYSDADQALTRAVWCTVVHLRPEVVVETGVARGTTSRAVLEAMERNGCGHLWSIDLPNPFERGVQRQTGAAVPESCRARWTYVEGSSRRRLPQLLRRLGRVDLFVHDSLHTARNTRFEMDRVGRALAPHGVMLVDDISTHQGFSEWARAEAPAAELICPSDDGEGLFGFVRT, translated from the coding sequence ATGACCCGACATTCCGGAAATGCGGGCGAGCGCCGGGTGCGCCGCTTTCTCCGCGCGTTCGCCGCCGATCCCGTGGAGGCGCTGCTCTACATTCCGGAGGAGCTCAGCAAGAAGAGCGAGCACCCGGTCGAATACCGGGTCGACGAGGACTGGGAGGCCCGGCTGCACTCCGCGCTCGGCGCCCCCTGGCCCTGCCCCGAGGCGGCACGCGCGGCGGAGCTCTGGTCGACCGTCGCCGAGGAGCTGCACCGGGACGGCCTGGCGTTCGGCCGGCACACCTACGGCTTCTACAGCGACGCCGACCAGGCGCTGACCCGCGCGGTCTGGTGCACCGTGGTGCACCTGCGCCCGGAGGTGGTGGTGGAGACCGGCGTGGCCCGCGGCACCACCAGCCGGGCCGTGCTGGAGGCGATGGAGCGCAACGGCTGCGGGCACCTGTGGAGCATCGACCTGCCCAATCCCTTCGAACGCGGGGTGCAGCGGCAGACCGGCGCCGCCGTGCCCGAGTCCTGCCGCGCCCGCTGGACCTACGTGGAGGGCTCCAGCCGACGCCGACTCCCGCAGCTGCTGCGCCGGTTGGGCCGGGTCGACCTGTTCGTCCACGACAGCCTGCACACGGCCAGGAACACCCGCTTCGAGATGGACCGGGTCGGCCGGGCGCTGGCCCCCCACGGGGTGATGCTGGTCGACGACATCAGCACCCACCAGGGCTTCTCCGAGTGGGCCCGGGCCGAGGCCCCGGCCGCCGAGCTGATCTGCCCCTCCGACGACGGCGAGGGCCTCTTCGGCTTCGTCCGCACCTGA
- the murJ gene encoding murein biosynthesis integral membrane protein MurJ, producing the protein MGHARHARSTRAPRTAPGAAGGTARSGLLMAAGTVVSRATGLIRLVLQGAALGTGLLATTYNTANTVPTSIYTLLIGGALNSVLVPQLVRARAEHADGGRAHEQRITTLFLCVLGIGTLLAVLAAPDIVSLYFTDSPAHHAAFELSVVFARFLLPQILFYGLFSIFGQILNARGRFGAMMWTPLLNNIVLITLFGLYLELVHGSADVGAVTPAEVRLLGIGTTVGIALQALALLPYLRAAGFRLRPRFDWRGTGLRASATAARWTLLFVLANLVALTVVTRYSAAVDLALPHADAGSTAYAFAQTLWLLPQSVVTVTVVTALLPRMTRAVADDRLDDLRDDLSRGLRLTGLVIVPVAFFFLALGPQLTALLFGLGHHAGPTLPMGRMLQAFALGLIPFSAQYLLLRGFYAFQDTRTPFRMAAWISGLDIALAAGCHWLLPTRWAVIGMAAAYSLSYLAGLLLTAVRLRRRLEGRLDGKRLARTYGKLTLAAALAAGAGWAAAHAAAMPALPALLAGGTVMALLFLALAAAFRLPELRLLRRRAPWA; encoded by the coding sequence ATGGGACACGCCAGGCACGCCCGCAGCACCCGTGCGCCGAGGACCGCGCCGGGAGCGGCCGGCGGCACCGCCCGCAGCGGGCTGCTGATGGCCGCCGGGACGGTGGTCTCCCGGGCCACCGGCCTGATCCGGCTGGTGCTCCAGGGTGCCGCGCTCGGCACCGGACTGCTGGCCACCACCTACAACACCGCCAACACCGTGCCCACCAGCATCTACACCCTGCTGATCGGCGGCGCGCTGAACTCGGTGCTGGTGCCGCAGCTGGTCCGCGCGCGTGCCGAGCACGCCGACGGCGGACGCGCGCACGAGCAGCGGATCACCACCCTGTTCCTCTGCGTCCTCGGGATCGGCACCCTGCTCGCGGTCCTCGCCGCGCCGGACATCGTCTCGCTCTACTTCACCGACTCCCCGGCGCACCACGCGGCCTTCGAGCTCTCGGTGGTCTTCGCCCGGTTCCTGCTGCCGCAGATCCTGTTCTACGGGCTGTTCTCGATCTTCGGTCAGATCCTCAACGCCCGGGGCCGCTTCGGCGCGATGATGTGGACCCCGCTGCTCAACAACATCGTGCTGATCACCCTCTTCGGCCTCTACCTGGAACTGGTGCACGGCTCCGCCGACGTGGGCGCGGTCACCCCGGCCGAGGTCAGGCTCCTCGGGATCGGCACCACCGTCGGCATCGCGCTGCAGGCGCTGGCGCTGCTGCCCTACCTCAGGGCCGCGGGCTTCCGGCTCCGGCCGCGCTTCGACTGGCGCGGGACCGGGCTCCGCGCCAGCGCCACCGCCGCCCGCTGGACCCTGCTGTTCGTCCTGGCCAACCTGGTCGCGCTGACCGTGGTCACCCGCTACTCGGCCGCCGTGGACCTGGCCCTGCCGCACGCCGACGCGGGCAGCACCGCCTACGCCTTCGCCCAGACGCTCTGGCTGCTGCCGCAGTCGGTGGTCACCGTCACCGTGGTCACCGCGCTGCTGCCGAGGATGACCCGCGCCGTCGCCGACGACCGGCTCGACGACCTCCGCGACGACCTCTCGCGCGGGCTGCGGCTCACCGGCCTGGTGATCGTCCCGGTGGCCTTCTTCTTCCTCGCCCTCGGCCCGCAGCTGACCGCGCTGCTGTTCGGCCTCGGCCACCACGCCGGGCCGACGCTGCCGATGGGCCGGATGCTCCAGGCCTTCGCCCTCGGCCTGATCCCCTTCTCCGCCCAGTACCTGCTGCTGCGCGGCTTCTACGCGTTCCAGGACACCCGCACCCCGTTCCGGATGGCCGCCTGGATCTCCGGCCTGGACATCGCCCTCGCGGCCGGCTGCCACTGGCTGCTGCCGACCCGCTGGGCGGTGATCGGGATGGCCGCCGCCTACTCGCTCTCCTACCTGGCCGGACTGCTGCTCACCGCGGTCCGGCTGCGCCGCCGGCTGGAGGGCAGGCTCGACGGGAAGCGGCTGGCCCGCACCTACGGCAAGCTCACCCTGGCCGCCGCGCTGGCCGCCGGGGCCGGTTGGGCCGCCGCCCACGCCGCGGCCATGCCCGCGCTTCCGGCGCTGCTCGCCGGGGGCACCGTGATGGCGCTGCTCTTCCTGGCGCTGGCCGCCGCGTTCCGGCTGCCCGAACTGCGGCTGCTGCGACGGCGTGCGCCCTGGGCGTGA
- the ftsE gene encoding cell division ATP-binding protein FtsE yields MIRFDNVSKTYPKQNRPALDNVSLEIEKGEFVFLVGSSGSGKSTFLRLILREERPSTGDVHVLGKDLAKLSNWKVPQMRRQLGTVFQDFRLLPNKTVGQNVAFALEVIGKPRSVIGKVVPEVLELVGLAGKADRMPGELSGGEQQRVAIARAFVNRPMLLIADEPTGNLDPQNSVGIMKLLDRINRTGTTVLMATHDQAIVDQMRKRVIELDQGHLVRDQSRGVYGYQH; encoded by the coding sequence GTGATCCGATTCGACAACGTCTCCAAGACCTATCCCAAGCAGAACCGTCCGGCCCTGGACAACGTCTCGCTCGAGATCGAGAAGGGCGAGTTCGTCTTCCTGGTCGGCTCCTCGGGCTCCGGTAAGTCGACCTTCCTGCGGTTGATCCTGCGCGAGGAGCGTCCCAGCACCGGCGACGTCCATGTGCTCGGCAAGGACCTGGCCAAGCTCTCCAACTGGAAGGTCCCGCAGATGCGGCGCCAACTGGGCACCGTCTTCCAGGACTTCCGACTGCTGCCGAACAAGACCGTGGGCCAGAACGTCGCCTTCGCGCTGGAGGTCATCGGCAAGCCCCGCTCGGTGATCGGCAAGGTCGTCCCCGAGGTGCTGGAGCTGGTCGGCCTGGCCGGCAAGGCCGACCGGATGCCCGGTGAGCTCTCCGGTGGTGAGCAGCAGCGCGTGGCCATCGCCCGCGCCTTCGTGAACCGTCCGATGCTGCTGATCGCGGACGAGCCGACCGGAAACCTCGACCCGCAGAACTCCGTCGGCATCATGAAGCTGCTGGACCGGATCAACCGGACCGGCACCACGGTGCTGATGGCCACCCACGACCAGGCGATCGTGGACCAGATGCGCAAGCGCGTCATCGAGCTCGACCAGGGCCACCTGGTCCGCGACCAGTCCCGCGGCGTGTACGGCTACCAGCACTGA
- a CDS encoding DivIVA domain-containing protein — MDSPGMFQEGRRGYDRSQVDAYLAALAAGGPPVGFQGFDTVRRGYDRAEVDAHLAALSGVVPLPSAPPAPADFRGFDTGVRGYDRSQVDAYLAAFAAGGPPAGFQGFDTVRRGYDRAQVDAHLAALHRDLR, encoded by the coding sequence GTGGATTCCCCGGGGATGTTCCAGGAGGGCCGGCGCGGCTACGACCGCTCCCAGGTCGACGCCTACCTCGCCGCGCTCGCGGCCGGCGGGCCGCCGGTCGGCTTCCAGGGCTTCGACACCGTCCGGCGCGGCTACGACCGGGCCGAGGTCGACGCCCACCTCGCCGCCCTGAGCGGCGTCGTGCCGCTCCCGAGCGCGCCGCCGGCTCCGGCCGACTTCCGCGGCTTCGACACCGGAGTGCGCGGCTACGACCGCTCCCAGGTGGACGCCTACCTCGCCGCCTTCGCGGCCGGCGGGCCGCCGGCCGGCTTCCAGGGCTTCGACACCGTCCGGCGCGGCTACGACCGCGCCCAGGTCGACGCCCACCTCGCCGCGCTGCACCGGGACCTCCGCTAG
- a CDS encoding HU family DNA-binding protein: MNRSELVAALSERAEVTRKDADAVLAALAEVVGDVVAKGDEKVTIPGFLTFERTHRAARTARNPQTGDPIQIAAGYSVKVSAGSKLKEAAKGK; this comes from the coding sequence ATGAACCGCAGTGAGCTGGTGGCCGCTCTGTCCGAGCGCGCCGAGGTGACCCGCAAGGACGCCGACGCCGTTCTGGCCGCGCTCGCCGAGGTCGTCGGCGACGTCGTCGCCAAGGGCGACGAGAAGGTCACCATCCCCGGCTTCCTGACCTTCGAGCGCACCCACCGCGCCGCCCGCACCGCGCGCAACCCGCAGACCGGCGACCCGATCCAGATCGCCGCCGGCTACAGCGTGAAGGTCTCCGCGGGCTCCAAGCTCAAGGAAGCCGCCAAGGGCAAGTAA
- a CDS encoding LPXTG cell wall anchor domain-containing protein — MRVAAAALALSGSALLVTGVAQAVTTVAPTQIVGGPDNSAVGVTASASAGDSSAADGPTDGAGATASATDDPDGTVTAAPTDTGTAAGSATATGTATAAPSGAGGATAGGSATAAAPSSAATTDPAPASLVASAPRQSLAETGTDDSVPWMLAGAVTMLAGGLVFRFGPRSAPQAAAAAPNARRRR, encoded by the coding sequence GTGCGGGTCGCCGCCGCGGCGCTGGCACTGTCCGGTTCGGCGCTGCTGGTGACGGGTGTGGCGCAGGCGGTGACCACGGTGGCGCCCACGCAGATCGTCGGCGGACCGGACAACTCCGCGGTCGGGGTGACCGCCTCGGCCTCGGCCGGGGACAGCTCCGCCGCCGACGGCCCCACCGACGGCGCCGGCGCCACCGCGTCGGCCACCGACGACCCGGACGGCACCGTCACCGCCGCGCCCACCGACACCGGCACCGCGGCCGGCTCCGCCACTGCGACCGGCACCGCCACCGCCGCTCCGAGCGGCGCCGGCGGGGCCACCGCCGGCGGCTCGGCGACCGCGGCCGCCCCCTCGTCGGCCGCCACCACCGATCCGGCCCCGGCCTCGCTGGTGGCCTCGGCACCCCGGCAGAGCCTGGCCGAGACCGGGACGGACGACAGCGTGCCGTGGATGCTGGCCGGCGCCGTCACCATGCTCGCGGGCGGCCTGGTCTTCCGCTTCGGCCCCCGGAGCGCCCCCCAGGCCGCCGCTGCGGCCCCGAACGCCCGCCGCAGGCGCTAG
- a CDS encoding NAD-dependent malic enzyme, which yields MATVPSVSNSITVRMEVPARGNAVSQITTLVESSGGSVTGLDVTASGLESLRIDVTIAAASVSHAEEIVDKLRTIDGIAIGKVSDRTFLMHLGGKIEMSSKLPIRNRDDLSMIYTPGVARVCMAIAENPEDARRLTIKRNSVAVVTDGSAVLGLGNIGPMAALPVMEGKAALFKRFAGIDAWPICLDTQDSDEIVAIVKAIAPGFAGINLEDISAPRCFEIEARLREALDIPVFHDDQHGTAIVVLAALTNALQVVGKEIGEVRVVMSGAGAAGNAILRLLLDAGVKHATVADVKGVVHLGRDDLDDSLRWVAEHTNRSNRTGTLKEAVREADVFIGVSAPDVLDGDDIAAMADGAIVFALANPDPEVDPAVARQTAAVVATGRSDFPNQINNVLVFPGVFRGLLDAQSRTVNSEMMIAAALALAATVGRDELNANYIVPSVFHPDVAKTVAAAVREAAQAAGTAAAGAGGGEATGTFPLPSN from the coding sequence ATGGCAACGGTGCCTAGTGTGTCGAACTCGATCACGGTCCGGATGGAGGTCCCGGCCCGCGGCAATGCGGTGAGCCAGATCACCACGCTCGTGGAGTCCTCGGGAGGGTCGGTCACCGGCCTCGACGTGACGGCCTCCGGCCTTGAGTCGCTGCGCATCGACGTCACCATCGCGGCTGCCTCGGTCTCGCACGCCGAGGAGATCGTCGACAAGCTGCGGACGATCGACGGGATCGCCATCGGCAAGGTCTCCGACCGGACCTTCCTGATGCACCTCGGCGGCAAGATCGAGATGTCGTCGAAGCTGCCGATCCGCAACCGCGACGACCTCAGCATGATCTACACCCCCGGCGTGGCCCGGGTCTGCATGGCGATCGCCGAGAACCCGGAGGACGCGCGCCGGCTCACCATCAAGCGCAACAGCGTCGCCGTGGTCACCGACGGCTCCGCCGTCCTCGGCCTCGGCAACATCGGCCCGATGGCCGCGCTGCCGGTGATGGAGGGCAAGGCCGCGCTGTTCAAGCGCTTCGCCGGGATCGACGCCTGGCCGATCTGCCTGGACACCCAGGACAGCGACGAGATCGTCGCCATCGTCAAGGCGATCGCCCCCGGCTTCGCCGGGATCAACCTGGAGGACATCTCCGCCCCGCGCTGCTTCGAGATCGAGGCCCGGCTGCGCGAGGCGCTGGACATCCCGGTCTTCCACGACGACCAGCACGGCACCGCCATCGTCGTCCTCGCCGCGCTCACCAACGCGCTGCAGGTGGTCGGCAAGGAGATCGGCGAGGTGCGGGTGGTGATGTCCGGCGCCGGTGCGGCCGGCAACGCGATCCTGCGGCTGCTGCTGGACGCCGGCGTCAAGCACGCCACCGTCGCCGACGTGAAGGGCGTGGTCCACCTGGGCCGGGACGACCTGGACGACTCGCTGCGCTGGGTCGCCGAGCACACCAACCGCAGCAACCGGACCGGCACCCTGAAGGAGGCCGTGCGCGAGGCGGACGTCTTCATCGGGGTCTCCGCGCCCGACGTACTCGACGGCGACGACATCGCCGCCATGGCCGACGGCGCGATCGTCTTCGCCCTGGCCAACCCCGACCCCGAGGTCGACCCGGCAGTGGCCCGGCAGACCGCCGCGGTGGTCGCCACCGGCCGCAGTGACTTCCCCAACCAGATCAACAACGTGCTGGTCTTCCCCGGGGTCTTCCGCGGCCTGCTGGACGCCCAGAGCCGGACCGTCAACAGCGAGATGATGATCGCCGCCGCGCTCGCGCTGGCCGCGACCGTCGGCCGGGACGAGCTCAACGCCAACTACATCGTCCCCAGCGTGTTCCACCCCGACGTCGCCAAGACCGTCGCCGCCGCCGTCCGCGAGGCCGCGCAGGCCGCCGGGACCGCCGCGGCGGGCGCCGGCGGCGGCGAGGCGACCGGCACCTTCCCGCTGCCCTCGAACTGA